The following coding sequences are from one Streptomyces sp. NBC_01232 window:
- a CDS encoding alpha/beta fold hydrolase — MPFITVGQENSTTIDLYYEDHGTGQPIVLIHGYPLDGYSWEKQLPVLLDAGHRVITYDRRGFGQSSQPTTGYDYDTFAADLHTLMETLDLTDTILVGFSMGTGEVGRYLGTYGSARVAKAAFLAGLEPYLLKTDDNPTGVDATVFEGILSAVTHDRYAYFTDFYQAFYNLDQNLGSRISEEVVRANWATAAGASSYASRAAVPTWTTDFRADILKIDVPALILHGTEDRILPIEATAEPFHAALPDADYVVIEGAPHGLLWTHADEVNNALLAFVGK, encoded by the coding sequence ATGCCTTTCATCACCGTCGGCCAGGAAAACAGCACCACCATCGACCTCTACTACGAGGACCACGGCACCGGACAGCCCATCGTCCTCATCCACGGCTACCCCCTCGACGGATACTCCTGGGAGAAGCAGCTTCCCGTCCTCCTCGACGCCGGCCACCGCGTCATCACCTACGACCGCCGCGGCTTCGGGCAGTCCAGCCAGCCCACCACCGGCTACGACTACGACACCTTCGCCGCAGACCTCCACACCCTGATGGAAACCCTGGACCTCACCGACACCATCCTCGTCGGATTCTCCATGGGCACCGGTGAAGTCGGCCGCTACCTCGGCACCTACGGCTCGGCCCGCGTCGCCAAGGCAGCCTTCCTCGCCGGACTCGAGCCCTACCTCCTCAAGACCGACGACAACCCCACCGGCGTCGACGCAACGGTTTTCGAAGGCATCCTCAGCGCCGTCACCCACGACCGCTACGCCTACTTCACCGACTTCTACCAAGCCTTCTACAACCTCGACCAGAACCTCGGCTCCCGCATCAGCGAGGAGGTCGTGCGCGCCAACTGGGCCACCGCCGCGGGAGCCTCCTCGTATGCCTCGCGCGCTGCCGTCCCCACCTGGACCACCGACTTCCGTGCCGACATCCTCAAGATCGACGTTCCCGCCCTGATCCTGCACGGCACCGAAGACCGCATCCTCCCCATAGAAGCCACCGCCGAGCCCTTCCACGCCGCGCTCCCCGACGCCGACTACGTCGTCATCGAAGGAGCCCCCCACGGCCTCCTCTGGACCCACGCCGACGAGGTCAACAACGCCCTCCTCGCCTTCGTTGGGAAGTAG